The Anolis carolinensis isolate JA03-04 chromosome 1, rAnoCar3.1.pri, whole genome shotgun sequence genome window below encodes:
- the rcn1 gene encoding reticulocalbin-1: MGLKARLLPRVVLVLCLGGALGVPTFRKERAAHPEPQLSQQQHEDNQSFQYDHEAFLGKEEAKTFDQLTPEESKERLGKIVDRIDDNKDGFVTTEELKNWIKRVQKRYIFENVAKVWKDYDLNKDNKISWDEYKQATYGYYLENPVDFQDATEQHNFKKMLPRDERRFKRADLDGDSEATREEFTAFLHPEEFEHMKDIVVQETLEDIDKNEDGFVDQDEYIADMFAHEDGGPEPDWVITEREQFADFRDLNKDGKMDKEEIRHWTLPQDYDHAQAEARHLVYESDVDKDQKLTKEEIIDNWNMFVGSQATNYGEDLTKNHDEL; encoded by the exons ATGGGCTTGAAAGCCAGGCTCCTGCCGCGCGTGGTGCTGGTGCTCTGCCTGGGCGGCGCCCTGGGGGTCCCCACTTTCAGGAAGGAGAGGGCCGCCCACCCGGAGCCCCAGCTCAGCCAGCAGCAGCACGAAGACAACCAGAGCTTCCAGTACGACCACGAGGCCTTCCTGGGCAAAGAAGAAGCCAAAACATTCGACCAGCTCACTCCTGAGGAGAGCAAGGAAAGGCTGGG GAAAATTGTTGATCGAATAGATGACAACAAAGATGGTTTCGTCACAACAGAGGAATTAAAAAATTGGATTAAAAGAGTTCAGAAACGCTACATCTTTGAAAATGTGGCAAAAGTCTGGAAGGATTATGACCTCAACAAAGATAATAAAATTTCCTGGGACGAATACAAACAAGCCACATATGGCTATTACTTAG AAAATCCAGTAGACTTCCAAGATGCAACAGAGCagcacaactttaaaaaaatgctacCTAGAGATGAAAGAAGATTCAAAAGAGCCGATCTGGATGGAGACTCTGAAGCCACTCGGGAGGAGTTCACAGCGTTCCTTCACCCTGAGGAGTTTGAGCATATGAAAGACATTGTTGTTCAA GAAACCCTAGAAGACATAGACAAAAATGAAGATGGATTTGTAGATCAAGATGAGTATATTG CTGACATGTTTGCACATGAAGATGGTGGACCAGAGCCCGACTGGGTAATAACAGAACGAGAACAGTTTGCAGATTTTCGAGATCTGAACAAAGATGGGAAGATGGATAAAGAGGAAATTCGCCACTGGACTCTCCCACAGGACTATGATCATGCACAGGCTGAAGCAAGGCACTTAGTCTATGAATCTGATGTGGATAAG GATCAGAAGTTGACCAAAGAAGAGATTATAGACAACTGGAATATGTTTGTTGGAAGCCAAGCTACAAATTATGGGGAAGACCTCACAAAAAACCATGATGAGCTATGA